One segment of Palaemon carinicauda isolate YSFRI2023 chromosome 35, ASM3689809v2, whole genome shotgun sequence DNA contains the following:
- the LOC137627448 gene encoding cuticle protein CP575-like, producing MKVLVIIALCLVALAAARPSDIVDFELDNHEQEQEGQPGRAVEGEYSWVAPDGNEYYVKYIADHNGYRIVDDNVVPEAPENEQPEDDDDK from the exons ATGAAGGTCCTG GTCATTATTGCCCTTTGCTTGGTTGCCCTTGCGGCTGCTCGTCCTTCGGACATCGTGGACTTCGAGTTGGACAACCACGAGCAGGAGCAGGAGGGCCAACCCGGTAGGGCTGTTGAGGGCGAGTACTCCTGGGTAGCACCTGACGGCAACGAGTATTACGTCAAGTATATTGCTGATCACAACGGATACAGGATCGTCGATGACAACGTCGTGCCCGAGGCTCCTGAAAACGAGCAacctgaggatgatgatgataaatag
- the LOC137627449 gene encoding cuticle protein CP575-like — MKVLVIIALCLVALAAARPSDIVDFELDNQEQEQEGQPGRAVEGEYSWVAPDGNEYYVKYVADHNGYRIVDDNVVPEAPENEQPEDNDDK; from the exons ATGAAGGTCCTG GTCATAATTGCCCTCTGCTTGGTTGCCCTTGCGGCTGCTCGTCCTTCGGACATCGTGGACTTCGAGTTGGACAaccaggagcaggagcaggagggcCAACCCGGTAGGGCCGTCGAGGGCGAGTACTCCTGGGTAGCTCCTGACGGCAACGAGTATTACGTCAAGTATGTTGCTGATCACAACGGATACAGGATCGTCGATGACAACGTCGTGCCTGAGGCCCCTGAAAACGAGCAACCTGAGGATAATGATGACAAATAG
- the LOC137627451 gene encoding cuticle protein CP575-like, with product MKVLVIIALCLVALAAARPSDIVDFELDNQEQEQEGQPGRAVEGEYSWVAPDGDEYYVKYVADHNGYRIVDDNVVPEAPENEQPEDDDDK from the exons ATGAAGGTCCTG GTCATTATTGCCCTCTGCTTGGTTGCCCTTGCGGCTGCTCGTCCTTCGGACATCGTGGACTTCGAGTTGGACAaccaggagcaggagcaggagggcCAACCCGGTCGGGCCGTCGAGGGCGAGTACTCCTGGGTAGCTCCTGACGGCGACGAGTATTACGTCAAGTATGTTGCTGATCACAACGGATACAGGATCGTCGATGACAATGTCGTGCCTGAAGCTCCTGAAAACGAGCAacctgaggatgatgatgacaaaTAG